The Kryptolebias marmoratus isolate JLee-2015 linkage group LG7, ASM164957v2, whole genome shotgun sequence region CAGCTATGTGGTCACCACTAAGATCTACTGGGGAGGACAGTAAGTGCTGCTTTCTGCTCAGTTTATCTCCTAATGAACAGCTGAAGATCACCTGTTGGTGCTGATCTGGGATCAGCTGGAAGattgcttcttcttctctgatttagttacatttgactgaatgagtttgttttgttgcatcattCAGCGTTTCAGACCTCTGGCTGTGTCTGGCTCTGCCTTTGTTCCACTTCACTCCAAGcccaggtcctctaccagaacCCTGGGATCTTCAGGGTTCTCCTCAGGATCTCAGCTGTTCCTtggactgagctcttctggacagagatctctgaggttgttcctgtgatctgttggagcctgtcttccagtttgggggtccgATGACctctggtaccactgaggccttgactctggttcctctttcagcccttggtgtttctccagcttcttcctgatgttacagtctcttgggactgctacatctatcactgctgctttcttctggatcttatctatcaccacagtGTCCGGTTGGTCAGCCATGAGCTGTTTGTCAGTGTGGATCTGAAGGTCCCACAGTATCTGAGCCCTGCCGTGTCCCACTCTGACTGGAGGTCCCACAGTTTCACTGTTTGTCTGATAGTTTTTATGTTGTCTACATTTAATGAGCTGTTTGGGGATTTTCTGTGAGAGCAGCTGTTGGGTCCGAGCTGATGATGTGTGTAAACTGTTCTGTtggaccttttttatttgtttgttgttttatttgtgtttgcagagcGGAGACGGAGCGAGGGTTGTCACGGAAACACATCATTGAAGGTAAATCTGTGATCCAGGTTTACTTCCAGCTCAGTTTCTAAACTGCTGCTCCTACATTTCCCAGAATGCTTTGCAGTCTGTTCTGACTGATTGTTAactcctcagcttcctgtcctcctgctTTAGTTTGAACAAACAGGAGTTCTCACATACAGTCCCACGGTAATCCTGCTGGGTAACTGTAACTGTAACTGTAACTGTAACTAACTGGTCCTGGACAGACTGGACGAAGACAGCTGTGTAATAACTGATGTCCTGATGAgctgcaggaggtcagagaAGCTTTAAGAAGCTCAGAAACTCCTGACTGGATGAAAGGTctcagagcagcagctgaaggctgCGAACAGCTCTGCTGACTGAACAAACTCTACATTTAACCAACAAACTACCTCAGGAAGTCAGCTGGATGCAGCCGAGCAGCTCTCATCTGTCATTTATAGTCTGCACCAGCTGTTCTGACCTCCGTCTGTACACCAGGATCACACAAACATGACTGGAACACGTCtgaatcacatttaaaacatgtctgAAACAAGTTTGAAACTTGTCTGAAACAAGTCTGAAACTTTAGCTAAAGTCAGATGTGCTGCAGCTTCAGGTTCATCGTGTCCAGATGGATCTTCTGTTTGGAGGAAGAATATCTGCCACCGTTATAAAACCTGTTAATCTGAGGAAACGGTGTGTATTCAGGTGTGTGTGAACAGTATTGTGTTGATGTCTGAGTGACGTTTCGGCGCCGGTTCTCTTGAAGACAGACGTCCATAGAGAGCCGGTCCACTGATGTAGAACTTTATGGTCAGTAAACGTTCCTTTGGTTCAGTGAAGAACGTTACTGAGCGACTCTTCATCCTGCAGCTGATGGATTTAAAGCTTCtaataaggaaagaaaaactaatgaaaaactAATGTGCGTGAGCAGCTCTGGGATCAGtcgggatgtgtgtgtgtggatgtgtgtgtgtgtgtgtgtgtgtttactgcaGGTCTCAGAGGGTCCCTCTCCAGGTTACAGCTGGACTATGTGGACATTGTGTTCGCCAACAGGAGTGACGTTAACACACCCATGGAGGGtcagaacacacactcacacacaccctcacacacacacagagtgtgtgtttacctgttgTTGTTTCCTGTGTTGCAGAAGTCGTACGAGCGATGAGCTTTGTGATCGATCAGGGCCTGGCCATGTACTGGGGGACGTCCCGCTGGAACGTCAAGGAGATCATGGTGACACATCGCTGCTGGACATCAGTCACATGGTTCGGTTTGACATCACAGGCAGattcacctgtgtgtgtgtgtgtgtgtgtgtgtgtgtgtgtgtgtgtgtgtcaggaggCGTACTCCATCGCCCGGCAGTTTAACCTGATTCCTCCGGTGTGTGAGCAGGCGGAGTATCACTACTTCCAGAGAGACAAGGTGGAGCTTTACCTGCCTGAGCTGTACCACAAGATCGGTACGTCCTCGACTGgactgtttcctctttcaggccttgatgctcctccagctcctcctgctcctcctcctcctgctcctcctcctcctcctccgcttcctcctcctcctcctcctcctgctgctcctcctgctcctcctcctgctcctcctgctcctcctgctcctcctcctgctcctcctgctcctcctccccctcctcctcctccctgtcattaagctcctcctcctcctctttctccccgtctctgagctgctcctccttcctgtcattaagcccctcctcctcctccttcctgtcaTTAAGNNNNNNNNNNNNNNNNNNNNNNNNNNNNNNNNNNNNNNNNNNNNNNNNNNNNNNNNNNNNNNNNNNNNNNNNNNNNNNNNNNNNNNNNNNNNNNNNNNNNNNNNNNNNNNNNNNNNNNNNNNNNNNNNNNNNNNNNNNNNNNNNNNNNNNNNNNNNNNNNNNNNNNNNNNNNNNNNNNNNNNNNNNNNNNNNNNNNNNNNNNNNNNNNNNNNNNNNNNNNNNNNNNNNNNNNNNNNNNNNNNNNNNNNNNNNNNNNNNNNNNNNNNNNNNNNNNNNNNNNNNNNNNNNNNNNNNNNNNNNNNNNNNNNNNNNNNNNNNNNNNNNNNNNNNNNNNNNNNNNNNNNNNNNNNNNNNNNNNNNNNNNNNNNNNNNNNNNNNNNNNNNNNNNNNNNNNNNNNNNNNNNNNNNNNNNNNNNNNNNNNNNNNNNNNNNNNNNNNNNNNNNNNNNNNNNNNNNNNNNNNNNNNNNNNNNNNNNNNNNNNNNNNNNNNNNNNNNNNNNNNNNNNNNNNNNNNNNNNNNNNNNNNNNNNNNNNNNNNNNNNNNNNNNNNNNNNNNNNNNNNNNNNNNNNNNNNNNNNNNNNNNNNNNNNNNNNNNNNNNNNNNNNNNNNNNNNNNNNNNNNNNNNNNNNNNNNNNNNNNNNNNNNNNNNNNNNNNNNNNNNNNNNNNNNNNNNNNNNNNNNNNNNNNNNNNNNNNNNNNNNNNNNNNNNNNNNNNNNNNNNNNNNNNNNNNNNNNNNNNNNNNNNNNNNNNNNNNNNNNNNNNNNNNNNNNNNNNNNNNNNNNNNNNNNNNNNNNNNNNNNNNNNNNNNNNNNNNNNNNNNNNNNNNNNNNNNNNNNNNNNNNNNNNNNNNNNNNNNNNNNNNNNNNNNNNNNNNNNNNNNNNNNNNNNNNNNNNNNNNtgtgtgtgtgtgtgtgtgtgtgtgtgtgtgtgtgtgtgtgttaatgagCCTCAGAAGAACATgacgtgtgtgtgcgtgtgtacttgtatttgatacattgtggggacaattttcctaacatatcctaccttgtgaggaccaactgctccttgtggggaaatgatgtttttgggttaggggttcggtttaggactaaggtttggtttagggtcaGCTGTGTACTGGtgatggttagggttagggtgggggtcagggttagggttggggtcagggttagggttggggtcagggttagggtgtagttagggtgtagttaGGCTGTAGTaatgtatggaagtcaatggaaagtccccaCAAAGGTAGAGACAgacatgtgtgtatgtgtgtgtgtgtgtgtgtgtgtgtgtgtgtgtgtgtgtgtgtagggttATTCCTGGTTGAAGGAGCGTCTCTACAGTGATGAGGGGAAGAAGCAGCTCAGCAAAATCAAAGAGCTCCGCCTGCTGGCCGACAGGCTGAACTGCACTGCTCCTCAGCTCGCTATAGGTACTAAACTCACCTGTACTAAACTCACCTGTCCACAGCTGACAGATCCAAAGCTCACCTGTACTAAACTCACCTGTCCACAGCTCACCTGTCCACAGCTCACCTGTCCACAGCTCACCTGTACTGAACTCACCTGTACTAACCTCACCTGTCCACAGCTCACCTGTCCACAGCTCACCTGTACAGAGTTTACCTGCAGGTGATCAGGCTTCTGAAGGAAAGGTTTAATTCCAGAAGCCTTAAAGCTCTGAGGTTCAGAACCAGTCATCAGAGACAGACTGAGCAGATCCATTAATTAGTGGAAACACCTCTTTAAACAgcctggttgggatgggatccagcagacatgttgatggtttggatgaagctctAGATCCAACAGGAACAGGAACGTTAACAGAGAAGAACCAGGCAGAACATTTACTGAGGAACCTTGATGATCTACAGCAGCTGAATGGGATCAAATGAAACAGACACCAGGTGTGACAGGACGCACAAAACTCCAGGATCTACCAAACTTAACCAGGAAGTGAAGCAAACAGAATAGAGAACCCAGAGTTTTAACGTTCCTCTGAATGTTCTCTGTTCCACGGTCTAACTACGGTGTGTcctgtgtttcattttgttgtaaagttgtcatctttgtttttagatGAGTGTGTCTCTGTTCCCAGCGTGGTGTCTGCGCAGTGAAGGCGTCAGCTCGGTTCTGCTGGGAGTCTCCAACacagaacagctgctggagaaCCTGGGTTCTCTCAGGGTAAAACACTGCAGCACCACAGACTCAGCACATCAACAAGCAGAACCTCGGTGGAACAGTTTCAACACTCCTGTGGGtgtaaagcaggggtctccagtcctggtcctggagaaccaccatcctgcaggttttacctgttcctctgctccaacacacctggtctGAATCAGGGTGATTAACAGGATcggcagaacatgaagaggtgatttaaccctgaagcaggtgtgttggagcaggaaacaggtaacacatgcaggatggagacccagAGGACCAGGACCGGAGACCCCTGGTATAAAGTCTCGGTCATCCAGGACACACTGGACCCAAATGATCCAAATTTGTTTCTGTGAAGCTTTAACCTTCACAGAACCTtcagtccagttgttttgtgtttctggatttaccgtgtcctggatgactgagggTCTCCACCAGCATGTTACCATGAACCTTGGAGTAGggctggagaagaagaaggcagCTTGCTGACTACAGGAACCATCTTTGCTTCAGTTTGAGGTGCAGACAGGAAAAACTCATCCCCAGCAGAATAAAACTCCACTCCACCATCTAAGGACACAAGCTGCTCAGTGAGAGACAGATCCACTTCACCACTGAAGCTCCGTCACATAAAACTGATCAGACCTTCCAGAAGCTGtctgctcttcttcctctgcctcTGATAGAAGaagtttatagtttatttattaaattatttaatctgattcttcagcttctctaacaaaaataaatgtttgtatgaaattaatctaaataaaacctgATCTTTCCGCCCCCCGTCCCTCTTCTGTTGTCTCAGGTGCTGACTCAGCTGACTCCGCCCCTTATCGCAGAGATGGACGTGTTGCTAGGCAACAAGCCACGAAACAACAAGATGGAGGGAAGGAGCTGAGCAggagaaaaactttatttacactgTTCAACAAGACGAGAGGAAGGAGTCAGGAGCAAAGGGAGGAGGTGATGGTgttgttaccatggagacagaa contains the following coding sequences:
- the LOC108250463 gene encoding voltage-gated potassium channel subunit beta-3; its protein translation is MFLLQSSMADSVMTMAYGGGVNLFDTAEVYASGRAEETLGNVLKKKGWRRSSYVVTTKIYWGGQAETERGLSRKHIIEGLRGSLSRLQLDYVDIVFANRSDVNTPMEEVVRAMSFVIDQGLAMYWGTSRWNVKEIMEAYSIARQFNLIPPVCEQAEYHYFQRDKVELYLPELYHKIGTSSTGLFPLSVPTKGYSWLKERLYSDEGKKQLSKIKELRLLADRLNCTAPQLAIAWCLRSEGVSSVLLGVSNTEQLLENLGSLRVLTQLTPPLIAEMDVLLGNKPRNNKMEGRS